ACAGCATCTTTTGTTCACGGGGAAAATCAAGAATTTTTATACTCTGCAGCCGGTGAATATGCTCTACCATGAGATGCGTTATGCGGCACTCAATGAATATATTCAGCAGAACGGCTACAAAAATGTCATGGACATTGCCTGCGGGTTTTCCTCCCGGGGACTGTACATGGCCCGTCATGGAATCCATTTTGTGGGTGCAGAATTCCCCGCTGTTGCAGTCTATGGCAATCAGTATCTGGCCAAATGCCTGAAGCCGGAGGAAGTGAAACTGGCATCCTATGAGGTCGCAGATGCTACGGATAAGGCGCAGATGATGGCTGCGGCCGACAAGATGGAAGGCCCGATCTGCATTACCATGGATGGCCTGATGATGTATCTGACCCATGAACAGCAGGCCAGCGTCCTGCAGAATATCAAGGCTGTTTTGCAGAAACATGGCGGCTGCTATATTACGTCGGACTTTTCTGCCCGTGATTTCGTCATGGGGGCTTCCAAGGTCGTTTATGGGGAGAAAAATGCTCGTGAAGTTTATAAGGAATCGGCCAAGGTTTACGAGGAAATTGCCGATGCCGATTTTGACCAAAAATTCTTTGCTACCGACGAAGAAATCAAAAAATTTATTGAGGCACAAGGGCTGAAGGTAAAACAGATTCCCTTGTTTAAGGAATCATTTAAGCTCTACAGCGAGAAGGGGTTGAATAAATTGCAGCTTCAGCGTTTGGATGACCTGAAGAAAGCGAAGATTTTATGGCTGATTACACTCGAATAACGGACCGTTCTTTTGTCATTACATGGAAAAATTTTTCGCAGGCCATGGACTGGATTGCGGATTCATTGTCCCAAGAAAAGGCTGAACAGCATGAAATTTATCTGATGCAGCTGCTCGTAGAGGAAACTTTTCAGCGTTTGGCCCAGCAGGATAAAAAGGCGGAAGACTTTAGCCTGACGTTGAGCTGGAAAAAGTCCTTTCATCGCTTAAAGCTGTTGCTGACGGCCAAAGGGGATGCCTATAATCCTTTGTTGCTGCTGCCGGAGGATATGGAAAGTGACCTGACAGGGTATGCAATTCTGAAAGCCCATCGCAAACGGCTGAAGTATTCGCGCAGCAGACGGCGGGGCGAAAATATTGTGGCCATACAGTTCCGTGACCCGGAGTATCAGGAAGTGCGCAGGATTCTGGCAGGACTGATTTTTGGCACGGCTGTGGGGGCGTTGCTGTACTTTGAAGCTAGTCAGGCAGC
The Selenomonas ruminantium AC2024 DNA segment above includes these coding regions:
- a CDS encoding class I SAM-dependent methyltransferase; the encoded protein is MKKILPVKWLSVLVLGLCLLLSGKSWAAEFEPVSYTAYTSLFWLREAGVPEAAEYAKATGKQHLLFTGKIKNFYTLQPVNMLYHEMRYAALNEYIQQNGYKNVMDIACGFSSRGLYMARHGIHFVGAEFPAVAVYGNQYLAKCLKPEEVKLASYEVADATDKAQMMAAADKMEGPICITMDGLMMYLTHEQQASVLQNIKAVLQKHGGCYITSDFSARDFVMGASKVVYGEKNAREVYKESAKVYEEIADADFDQKFFATDEEIKKFIEAQGLKVKQIPLFKESFKLYSEKGLNKLQLQRLDDLKKAKILWLITLE